A genomic stretch from Antarcticibacterium flavum includes:
- the asnB gene encoding asparagine synthase (glutamine-hydrolyzing) gives MCGIAGIIGENATEAELQIMLKKQAHRGPDHTGSYFDKGFAAIGHNRLSIIDLSAAANEPFQDNSGRYYLTFNGEIYNYKELKEELKDFYDFRTASDTEVLLASFLKWGKECLHKFRGMFAFGIWDSEKKELFAARDRFGVKPFYYTREEKSFYFSSEIKALQHLRGRDQPNEKVWANYFSYGSYGMPDETFFQQINQLPGGHLLHFSAGELQIEKWYDFEAEVGRIPADYSFEEAKEVYFDLLKESISLRFRADVPVGFNISGGVDSSLLLALVNQFEDKKNINAYTFYTGDERYDELPWVEQMIANTGNPLTKVKFSAEEAKSKASVLSKSQDEPFGGIPTLAYSKIFEQAQKDGIKVLLDGQGMDEQWAGYDYYFQQQSIEQNIQGVGNNSPFRRNALSPSFAAQAEKPEYPQPFDNPLKNMQYRDLFYTKIPRALRFNDRISMAYGVELREPFLDHKLVEFAFAMPADFKINNGIGKYMLRELLKPLVPAEISYAPKRRLQTPQREWLANELSGFTEEQLHNLKNSPVANWFDFEEIEKEWERYKEGDNESSFHIWQWVNASLVVSH, from the coding sequence ATGTGCGGAATAGCAGGGATCATAGGTGAAAATGCCACTGAAGCAGAGCTTCAAATAATGCTGAAGAAACAGGCTCACCGGGGACCGGATCATACGGGTTCTTATTTTGACAAAGGCTTTGCCGCTATAGGACATAATCGTTTATCAATTATCGATCTTTCTGCCGCTGCCAATGAGCCTTTTCAAGATAATTCCGGGAGGTATTATCTTACTTTTAATGGCGAGATCTACAATTACAAGGAGCTGAAGGAGGAGTTAAAGGATTTCTACGACTTCCGCACCGCATCTGATACCGAAGTGCTGCTGGCTTCTTTTCTGAAATGGGGAAAGGAATGCCTGCATAAATTCCGCGGAATGTTCGCTTTCGGGATCTGGGATTCAGAAAAGAAAGAACTTTTCGCTGCCCGGGACAGGTTTGGGGTAAAACCTTTTTACTACACCAGGGAGGAGAAATCCTTTTACTTCAGCAGTGAGATCAAGGCTTTGCAGCATTTAAGAGGAAGGGATCAGCCTAATGAGAAGGTGTGGGCCAACTATTTTAGCTATGGTTCCTACGGAATGCCGGATGAGACATTTTTTCAGCAGATAAATCAGTTACCCGGCGGGCATTTGCTGCATTTTTCTGCAGGGGAATTACAGATAGAGAAATGGTATGATTTTGAAGCTGAAGTCGGCAGAATTCCTGCCGACTATTCCTTCGAGGAGGCAAAGGAGGTCTATTTCGATTTGCTGAAAGAGAGCATTTCCCTGCGTTTCCGGGCAGATGTTCCTGTAGGCTTCAATATTAGTGGCGGGGTTGACAGTTCCCTGCTCCTGGCGCTTGTGAATCAGTTTGAGGACAAAAAGAATATCAATGCATACACCTTCTACACCGGAGATGAGCGGTACGACGAACTGCCCTGGGTAGAACAAATGATCGCTAATACCGGAAATCCGCTGACCAAAGTAAAATTTTCCGCAGAAGAAGCGAAAAGTAAAGCTTCGGTTTTAAGCAAATCCCAGGATGAACCATTTGGCGGGATCCCTACCCTCGCCTACTCAAAGATCTTTGAACAGGCACAAAAGGATGGAATTAAAGTATTGCTGGATGGGCAGGGAATGGATGAACAGTGGGCAGGCTATGATTATTACTTTCAGCAGCAATCAATAGAGCAGAATATACAGGGAGTGGGAAATAATTCTCCTTTTCGAAGAAACGCTTTATCCCCCTCTTTCGCTGCCCAGGCGGAAAAACCTGAATATCCGCAACCTTTCGACAATCCTCTTAAGAACATGCAGTACCGGGACCTTTTTTACACCAAGATCCCGAGGGCCCTTCGTTTTAATGACCGTATCTCTATGGCCTATGGCGTGGAACTTCGGGAACCTTTCCTGGACCATAAACTGGTGGAATTCGCCTTCGCAATGCCGGCCGATTTCAAGATCAATAATGGAATAGGAAAATATATGCTTCGAGAGCTTCTGAAACCGCTGGTCCCAGCCGAGATCTCCTACGCCCCCAAACGCCGCCTGCAAACTCCACAACGGGAATGGCTGGCCAATGAACTTTCCGGGTTTACAGAGGAGCAATTACATAACCTGAAAAATTCTCCTGTAGCTAACTGGTTTGATTTCGAGGAAATTGAGAAGGAGTGGGAAAGGTATAAGGAGGGGGACAATGAGTCCAGTTTTCATATTTGGCAGTGGGTGAATGCTTCGCTAGTCGTTAGTCATTAG
- a CDS encoding polysaccharide biosynthesis tyrosine autokinase, protein MAHEDDHISDVGSTFDFKGFVLKVISYWQLILISVGISLAVAHYNNIRKLPVYQMGNSISIKDDQNPFFTSNTSLTFNWGGTSDKVNTAITILRSRSHNEEVVERLQYYINYQQEGEYQRVNAYGFTPFKVFADTSSAQAMNLPMTITFKDEETFNLKANVPATIHTINYTTKEKGSVSVEPQEFSRDFKVGQNITLPFFSGMIARTNEALQPGKPFYVTFQNFDGVVGRWKGVNVSPENQNSSVLRLSLTGDNKAQLVDYLNGTVAVLSHNMLRRKNLFATNTIRFIDSSLAVKSQELKLVEDELNVFRNRNATLDISAESSELSSKLSTLDLRKEDIRRQIQYYNTLEDYLVTRNDYSSVPAPSVAGIAEGSIVSGVGRILALAEERNKYQYSLKDNSPVFADIDRQINSVKTVLLENIASTKSLQQSELNDINRKIANAEAEIRKLPQEEQDLLKIQRQYSISEKTYNLFLEKRSEAGLIKAANVSDVMVIDSAKDTGGGQIGPNTQLNYVMALMVGGVIPLTFVFLLVFLNTNVHNANEISRLSPIPILGLIGKNKSPSNLVVFDKQKSAIAESFRGLRSSLQFMYRKQGVTGSKTVLITSSVSGEGKTFCAMNLATVFALSEKKTVLVGLDLRKPKIFDDFQLNNDLGVVNYLIGNNTMEEIIQPSKIPHLDVITAGPIPPNPSELLMTDQMEVMMEELKQKYDYIVLDTPPIGIVADAMNLVKFADATLYLIRQDYTKRGMLESINEKYSKGEIKNISFVLNYFVHRAKYGYGYGYGYGYGYGYGYSYGNRYTKGYNDNPSPVYKLRKWWKKAMRNFE, encoded by the coding sequence ATGGCACATGAAGATGATCATATAAGTGACGTAGGCTCCACTTTTGACTTTAAGGGATTTGTACTTAAGGTGATAAGTTACTGGCAGCTCATTCTCATTTCGGTGGGGATAAGTCTTGCGGTGGCGCACTACAATAACATAAGGAAACTGCCGGTGTACCAAATGGGGAATTCCATTTCCATCAAGGACGACCAGAACCCTTTCTTCACCTCCAACACCAGTTTGACCTTTAACTGGGGTGGAACATCAGATAAGGTGAACACTGCCATTACCATTCTTCGCTCCCGCTCCCATAATGAGGAGGTGGTGGAGCGGCTTCAGTATTACATCAACTATCAGCAGGAAGGGGAATACCAGCGGGTGAATGCCTATGGGTTCACGCCTTTTAAGGTGTTTGCCGATACCAGCTCTGCCCAGGCGATGAACCTCCCCATGACCATCACTTTTAAGGATGAGGAGACTTTCAATCTAAAGGCCAATGTTCCCGCAACCATACACACGATAAATTACACCACCAAGGAAAAAGGCAGTGTAAGCGTGGAGCCGCAGGAGTTTAGCCGGGATTTTAAGGTGGGTCAAAATATTACCTTGCCATTCTTTAGCGGGATGATAGCCAGGACCAATGAAGCCTTGCAGCCGGGAAAACCCTTTTACGTTACTTTTCAGAATTTCGATGGGGTGGTTGGCCGCTGGAAAGGGGTGAATGTTAGTCCGGAGAACCAGAATTCTTCAGTATTAAGACTCAGCCTCACAGGCGACAACAAGGCGCAGCTGGTAGATTATCTTAACGGAACGGTGGCGGTTTTAAGCCACAATATGCTTAGGCGTAAGAACCTGTTTGCTACTAATACCATCCGATTTATTGACAGCAGCCTCGCGGTGAAATCGCAGGAATTGAAGCTGGTGGAAGATGAGCTGAATGTTTTCAGAAACAGGAATGCCACCCTGGATATTTCTGCGGAAAGTAGTGAACTCTCTTCAAAGCTTTCTACCCTCGACCTTCGGAAGGAGGACATCAGGCGACAGATCCAGTACTACAATACCCTGGAGGATTACCTTGTTACGCGGAATGATTACTCCAGTGTTCCCGCCCCTTCAGTAGCAGGAATAGCTGAAGGTAGCATCGTAAGCGGGGTGGGACGAATCCTCGCCCTGGCTGAAGAACGCAACAAATACCAGTACTCCCTGAAGGATAATTCCCCCGTGTTTGCCGATATCGACCGGCAGATAAATTCGGTTAAGACTGTCCTGCTGGAAAATATCGCATCCACCAAAAGCCTTCAGCAGTCAGAACTCAACGACATTAACCGAAAGATCGCCAACGCCGAAGCTGAGATAAGAAAACTCCCGCAGGAGGAGCAGGACCTGCTTAAGATCCAGCGGCAGTACAGCATAAGCGAGAAGACCTATAACCTCTTCCTGGAGAAACGCAGTGAGGCGGGGCTTATTAAAGCTGCCAATGTGAGTGACGTGATGGTCATTGACAGCGCCAAGGACACCGGCGGGGGGCAAATTGGCCCCAACACCCAGCTTAATTACGTGATGGCCCTGATGGTAGGAGGGGTGATCCCGCTTACCTTCGTATTCCTGCTGGTATTCCTTAACACGAATGTGCACAATGCCAATGAGATCTCCAGACTGTCACCAATTCCGATTCTGGGATTAATAGGTAAAAACAAATCCCCCAGTAACCTGGTGGTGTTTGATAAACAGAAGTCGGCTATTGCTGAAAGTTTCCGGGGGCTGCGAAGTAGTTTGCAGTTCATGTACCGCAAGCAGGGCGTAACCGGCTCCAAGACCGTACTTATCACCTCCTCGGTTTCGGGAGAGGGAAAGACCTTCTGCGCAATGAACCTCGCCACAGTTTTCGCACTGAGTGAAAAGAAAACCGTGCTGGTAGGTCTCGATCTACGTAAACCGAAGATCTTTGACGATTTCCAGCTAAACAATGACCTGGGGGTAGTGAACTATCTCATAGGTAACAATACCATGGAGGAGATCATACAGCCCAGTAAGATCCCACACCTCGACGTGATCACCGCAGGGCCTATCCCTCCAAATCCTTCAGAATTATTGATGACAGATCAAATGGAGGTGATGATGGAGGAGCTGAAACAAAAATATGACTATATAGTCCTCGATACCCCGCCAATAGGCATCGTGGCAGATGCGATGAACCTCGTAAAATTCGCCGATGCCACCCTCTACCTAATCCGCCAGGATTACACCAAGCGCGGCATGCTGGAAAGCATCAACGAGAAATATAGCAAAGGCGAGATCAAGAACATCAGTTTCGTCCTCAACTACTTCGTTCACCGCGCCAAATATGGTTACGGCTATGGCTACGGCTATGGTTACGGTTACGGCTACGGCTACTCCTACGGTAACCGGTATACGAAGGGGTACAACGATAATCCATCGCCGGTCTATAAGTTGAGGAAGTGGTGGAAGAAGGCGATGAGGAATTTTGAATAG
- a CDS encoding patatin-like phospholipase family protein — MALSGGSARGYAHIGVLQALVEHGVEPEVISGTSMGALVGVLYAAGYSPEEIKEILIKEPVSKVTGFSWQRTGLLKMEKLGGVIKRYIPEDDFASLQKPFYLMVSNLNTGDKEARTSGPLYDYLIASASAPGAFAPRVIDGISYVDGGLICNLPASVISSRCSVLIGSHVNYSGKRESFSGTKAILERVVNLGINQNSKPEMELCDYLIDPPEMQNYSLFDFSKIEEIIEVGYKHTLGMIEQGKLPVGKLR, encoded by the coding sequence ATCGCCCTTAGCGGCGGTAGTGCCCGGGGGTATGCCCATATAGGGGTGTTGCAGGCACTGGTGGAGCACGGGGTGGAGCCGGAGGTTATTTCGGGGACGAGTATGGGAGCCTTGGTGGGGGTGTTGTATGCTGCGGGATATTCGCCCGAGGAGATAAAGGAGATCCTTATCAAGGAGCCCGTATCAAAGGTCACCGGATTCTCATGGCAGCGCACCGGCCTGCTGAAGATGGAGAAACTGGGCGGGGTGATCAAAAGATATATCCCGGAAGATGATTTCGCCTCCCTGCAAAAGCCATTTTATTTGATGGTGAGCAACCTCAATACGGGTGATAAGGAGGCAAGGACCAGCGGACCATTATACGACTATCTCATCGCCAGCGCATCGGCACCCGGGGCTTTTGCACCCAGGGTCATCGATGGCATAAGCTACGTTGACGGCGGATTGATTTGCAATCTCCCCGCCTCGGTGATAAGTTCCAGGTGCAGTGTTTTAATTGGCTCCCACGTAAACTATTCAGGTAAAAGAGAAAGTTTCTCCGGCACCAAGGCCATTCTGGAGAGGGTAGTGAACCTTGGCATCAACCAAAACTCCAAACCCGAAATGGAACTCTGCGATTACCTTATAGATCCGCCGGAGATGCAAAATTATTCCCTTTTTGATTTCAGCAAGATCGAGGAGATCATTGAGGTGGGGTATAAGCATACGCTTGGGATGATAGAGCAGGGGAAGTTGCCGGTGGGGAAGCTGCGTTAG
- a CDS encoding four helix bundle protein: MQDPVFNFENLQVYQKSLDFVDLAYEVSRQFPKSELYNLTSQFKRASVSISLNIAEGAGDTDAQFNRFLQIAMDSIKECVVCSTIARRQNFIDVEQDNINRAKLTELSKMTGSLQRYLNKKVK; encoded by the coding sequence ATGCAGGATCCTGTTTTTAATTTTGAGAATCTTCAGGTTTACCAGAAATCATTGGATTTTGTAGATCTGGCTTATGAGGTTTCACGACAATTTCCAAAATCTGAGTTGTATAATTTGACTTCCCAATTCAAGAGGGCTTCTGTTTCAATTTCACTAAATATAGCTGAAGGTGCCGGGGATACAGATGCACAATTCAACAGATTCTTGCAAATCGCCATGGATTCAATTAAAGAATGTGTAGTTTGTTCTACGATTGCGAGAAGGCAAAATTTTATTGATGTAGAACAGGATAATATAAATCGAGCTAAACTAACCGAACTATCAAAAATGACCGGTAGCCTCCAACGATATTTAAATAAAAAAGTTAAATAA
- a CDS encoding helix-turn-helix domain-containing protein: protein MEIKAIKSEQDYDKALARLRSIFHADMDTPEGDEAEVLSILIEKYEDEHHPIGMPDPIEAIKFRMEQMGMNQKDLAELVGYTSRVSEILNRKRKLTLNMIRKLSSALQIPTEVLVQEY from the coding sequence ATGGAAATTAAAGCAATAAAATCTGAACAGGATTATGATAAAGCATTGGCGAGATTAAGATCCATATTTCACGCAGATATGGATACTCCTGAGGGCGATGAAGCAGAAGTGCTTTCCATTTTAATTGAAAAATATGAAGATGAGCATCATCCAATAGGAATGCCTGACCCCATTGAGGCTATTAAATTCCGAATGGAACAGATGGGAATGAACCAAAAGGACCTGGCAGAACTTGTAGGTTATACCAGCAGGGTAAGTGAAATTTTAAATAGAAAACGTAAACTTACATTGAATATGATCAGAAAATTAAGTTCTGCTTTGCAAATTCCTACTGAGGTTTTGGTGCAGGAATACTGA
- a CDS encoding endonuclease domain-containing protein encodes MEENLHDMFYGASWIIHKQARDLRKRETKAEKIVWDLLSNKKLGVKFRRQHPINQFITDFYCHEIKLVIEIDGEIHLQKEALEYDEMRTTIFNYYGITVVRFTNKEIFTNATNARSKIEQKIKDLESKP; translated from the coding sequence ATGGAAGAAAACTTACACGACATGTTTTATGGGGCCTCGTGGATCATCCATAAGCAAGCCAGGGATTTGCGCAAAAGAGAAACGAAAGCAGAAAAAATAGTTTGGGATCTCCTTTCTAATAAAAAATTAGGAGTCAAATTCAGACGACAGCATCCTATAAATCAATTCATTACAGACTTCTATTGCCACGAAATAAAACTGGTAATTGAAATTGATGGTGAAATTCATCTTCAAAAGGAAGCACTGGAATATGATGAAATGAGAACAACCATATTTAATTATTATGGCATCACTGTAGTAAGATTTACAAACAAAGAAATTTTCACAAATGCCACTAATGCTCGATCGAAAATAGAACAAAAGATAAAAGATCTTGAAAGCAAACCATAA
- a CDS encoding IS1380 family transposase, with translation MLHNTTAVKIIKSNPISAFGGANFVFDYLNKMNIDQICNDRLPPMVNQSKYSWKDIFYSLKSVYLCGGDYIEDLQAHLKPHFTNNPFVKLASPDTVLRRLSQLSEQTQSCKTKRGVVTHQYCTNSKLESLNIDILKKLGVFKSDKLTIDYDNTIIFNEKEDSKMTYKRNYGYQPGVCTINEENILYIENRNGNSDAKSFQLDTLKRVFDLLDSQKIKKVHNFRADAASYQYDVISFLQSKVDNFYIGCRNSYVEKYFSQVGQWEEMKCEDGTMEVGSIEITPFKRQSPSNKAQTYRLVVKRKPKKDRQIDLITQDIYDYRAIITNDFDLDTKGVAAFYNQRGNMERQFDILKNDFGWNNMPFSSLNKNLVFLYFTAICRNLYNKIIQHFSKTNRYLKPTYRMKKFIFRFIILPAKWIKQSRQLKLRIYSYNHYQT, from the coding sequence GTGTTGCACAATACTACAGCCGTGAAGATAATAAAATCCAATCCGATCTCCGCTTTCGGAGGAGCAAATTTTGTTTTTGACTATTTGAACAAGATGAACATCGATCAAATTTGTAATGACAGGCTTCCTCCAATGGTCAATCAAAGTAAATATTCCTGGAAAGACATTTTCTATTCTTTGAAATCAGTCTACCTCTGTGGAGGAGATTATATCGAAGATTTACAAGCACATTTGAAACCCCATTTCACTAATAATCCTTTTGTAAAACTAGCAAGTCCTGACACTGTTTTAAGAAGACTATCTCAACTTTCCGAGCAAACTCAATCTTGTAAAACCAAGCGAGGTGTTGTAACTCATCAATATTGTACAAACTCAAAATTAGAAAGTCTGAATATAGATATTCTTAAAAAGCTTGGAGTTTTTAAGTCTGACAAGCTTACTATTGATTACGACAACACGATTATTTTCAATGAAAAGGAAGATAGTAAGATGACGTATAAAAGGAATTATGGATATCAGCCCGGAGTATGTACCATAAATGAAGAGAACATCCTATATATTGAAAACCGGAACGGAAACTCGGATGCAAAATCTTTTCAGCTAGACACCCTTAAAAGAGTATTTGATTTATTGGATTCCCAAAAGATCAAAAAAGTCCATAATTTCAGAGCCGATGCGGCATCATACCAATATGATGTCATTTCCTTCTTACAAAGTAAGGTTGATAATTTTTACATAGGATGCAGGAACAGCTATGTTGAAAAATATTTTTCCCAAGTTGGCCAGTGGGAAGAAATGAAGTGTGAAGATGGGACCATGGAAGTAGGATCTATTGAGATAACCCCCTTTAAACGACAGTCCCCATCAAATAAGGCACAAACATATAGACTCGTTGTAAAAAGAAAACCAAAAAAAGATAGGCAGATAGACTTGATTACTCAAGATATTTATGATTATAGAGCCATAATAACAAATGATTTTGATCTGGATACCAAAGGTGTTGCAGCGTTTTACAACCAAAGAGGAAATATGGAGCGCCAGTTTGATATACTTAAAAATGATTTTGGTTGGAACAATATGCCTTTCTCATCCTTGAACAAAAATCTTGTCTTCTTATACTTTACGGCAATATGCCGGAATCTCTACAATAAGATAATCCAGCATTTTTCTAAAACGAACAGGTATCTAAAACCCACTTACAGGATGAAAAAATTCATTTTCAGATTTATCATATTACCTGCTAAATGGATCAAACAAAGCCGCCAACTCAAATTAAGGATTTATTCATACAACCATTATCAAACATAG
- the neuC gene encoding UDP-N-acetylglucosamine 2-epimerase: MPKRKICVVVTARPSYSRIKSALTAIQNHPDLELQLVIAGSALLDRYGNAVDFIEKDGFSIAAKVFMVLEGENPTTMAKTTGLGVMELTNVFYNLKPDAVITIADRFETIATSIAAAYQNIPLVHIQGGEVTGSIDEKVRHANTKLADLHLVCSDDARERVIKLGEEPESVINTGCPSIDLAKEIADYPYMDFDPLEKYGGVGAELDWKNGYIVVMQHPVTTEYKESKKHITETLKAVKALDYPTFWFWPNVDAGSDGTSNGIRTFRELEKPTNIHFFKNMDPLDFLKLLNSSKALIGNSSAGLRECAYLGVPVVNIGNRQHRRSRAGNVMDVNYEQAAIEEAISNAIEQEKYESSTLYGNGDAGVRIAEILAKVELRYSKTISY, translated from the coding sequence ATGCCCAAACGTAAAATCTGCGTTGTTGTAACTGCACGCCCCTCCTACAGCCGGATAAAATCTGCCTTAACAGCCATACAAAATCACCCTGACCTGGAACTACAGCTGGTCATTGCAGGATCTGCTTTACTGGATCGCTACGGAAATGCGGTGGATTTCATTGAAAAGGACGGATTTTCTATCGCGGCTAAGGTGTTTATGGTGCTCGAGGGAGAGAATCCCACTACTATGGCCAAAACAACCGGCCTGGGGGTGATGGAGCTTACGAATGTGTTTTACAATCTGAAACCCGATGCAGTGATCACCATTGCCGACAGGTTTGAGACCATCGCCACCTCCATTGCCGCGGCTTATCAGAACATTCCGCTGGTGCATATTCAAGGTGGGGAAGTGACGGGGAGCATTGATGAAAAAGTTCGCCACGCCAACACCAAGCTGGCCGACCTGCACCTGGTATGCAGCGATGATGCCCGGGAGCGGGTGATCAAACTTGGAGAAGAACCGGAAAGCGTGATTAATACCGGCTGCCCCTCGATAGACCTGGCAAAAGAGATCGCCGATTATCCCTATATGGATTTCGATCCGCTGGAGAAATATGGCGGCGTTGGTGCTGAGCTAGACTGGAAAAATGGCTACATCGTCGTGATGCAGCACCCGGTTACAACTGAATATAAAGAGTCAAAAAAACACATCACTGAAACCCTCAAGGCAGTGAAAGCCCTTGATTACCCCACCTTTTGGTTCTGGCCAAACGTGGATGCAGGATCTGACGGGACTTCAAACGGAATAAGGACCTTTAGAGAACTTGAAAAACCCACGAACATCCATTTCTTTAAGAATATGGATCCGCTGGATTTTCTAAAATTGCTTAACAGCTCAAAAGCCCTCATAGGAAATTCCAGTGCAGGCCTGCGTGAATGCGCCTATTTAGGCGTGCCCGTCGTCAACATAGGAAACCGCCAGCACAGAAGAAGCCGCGCCGGGAATGTGATGGATGTGAACTACGAACAGGCAGCTATTGAAGAAGCTATTTCTAATGCCATTGAACAGGAGAAATATGAGTCTTCCACTTTGTATGGAAATGGAGATGCGGGGGTTAGGATTGCGGAGATTTTGGCGAAGGTGGAGTTGAGGTATAGTAAGACGATCTCGTATTAG
- a CDS encoding HigA family addiction module antitoxin: MTKLNNIHPGEILKEEFLDPLGISAYRLSKETFIPQTRISEIIKRKRRITADTALRLAKYFGTSAKFWLGLQDDYDLEEERNSKEKEFDNIKPLDNTAA, translated from the coding sequence ATGACCAAATTAAATAACATACATCCAGGCGAAATATTAAAAGAAGAATTTCTGGATCCACTGGGGATTAGCGCTTATAGACTTTCGAAAGAAACATTTATTCCTCAGACCCGAATTAGTGAAATAATTAAAAGGAAAAGAAGAATAACAGCAGATACTGCTCTCCGATTGGCCAAATATTTTGGAACATCGGCTAAATTCTGGTTAGGATTGCAGGATGATTATGATCTTGAAGAAGAAAGAAATTCCAAGGAAAAGGAATTTGACAACATAAAGCCATTGGATAATACGGCAGCTTGA
- a CDS encoding DUF6364 family protein, with product MKVTVTFKLDKELLEELKKQAKRNKRSLNNYVELILSKVVEKQPNDDTVEALDEALNNKDLKPITDIDKFLNSTK from the coding sequence ATGAAAGTTACAGTCACTTTTAAATTAGACAAGGAACTCCTGGAAGAATTAAAAAAACAGGCTAAAAGGAATAAAAGAAGCCTGAATAATTATGTGGAATTGATTCTATCCAAGGTGGTTGAAAAGCAGCCAAATGATGATACAGTAGAAGCTTTGGATGAAGCTTTAAACAATAAAGATTTAAAACCAATAACTGATATTGATAAATTTCTGAATTCTACCAAATAG
- a CDS encoding type II toxin-antitoxin system HigB family toxin, whose amino-acid sequence MRVIAKRTLREYWEQNPDCEQQLSAWYRETSKASWKSPNEIKEKYATSSILKNNRAVFNICGNKYRLIVEINYKRKWVFILFIGTHSEYDRIDANNI is encoded by the coding sequence TTGAGAGTTATTGCGAAGCGAACCTTAAGAGAGTACTGGGAGCAAAACCCGGATTGTGAACAGCAACTATCTGCATGGTATCGTGAAACATCTAAAGCTAGCTGGAAAAGTCCAAATGAAATAAAAGAAAAATATGCGACCTCCAGTATTCTCAAAAACAACAGAGCAGTATTTAATATTTGCGGAAATAAATACCGCCTAATTGTCGAAATTAACTACAAAAGAAAATGGGTTTTTATATTATTCATAGGTACGCACAGTGAATATGATAGAATCGATGCAAATAATATTTGA
- a CDS encoding type II toxin-antitoxin system RelE/ParE family toxin: MIRSFADKEVNKIWFGIQSRKLPANIQNVARRKLRMINNAQNINDLRIPPANHLEKLSGNLEGFHSIRINKQWRIIFKWNNDNAFEVQIVDYH; the protein is encoded by the coding sequence GTGATAAGATCGTTTGCAGATAAAGAAGTTAATAAAATTTGGTTTGGAATTCAGTCACGGAAGCTTCCTGCTAATATTCAAAATGTAGCCCGGAGAAAATTACGAATGATAAATAATGCTCAAAATATTAATGATCTAAGGATTCCTCCTGCGAACCACCTGGAAAAACTTAGTGGGAATTTGGAAGGTTTTCATAGCATCAGGATAAATAAACAATGGAGAATAATATTTAAATGGAATAATGATAATGCTTTTGAAGTTCAAATTGTAGATTATCACTGA
- a CDS encoding acylneuraminate cytidylyltransferase family protein, with protein MKILGLIPARGGSKGIPGKNIKLLGGKPLLAYTVEAAKASTLLDRVILSSDDAKIIDVAKDLGLEVPFVRPAELAGDATSSLEVIRHALEELRSQGEEYDAVCLLQPTTPFRQEGLIDDVIRKFTEGNFDSLISVREVPAEFNPHWIFEEKEGKLQIATGEQKIITRRQELPKAYHRDGAVYITKTSVLLEQNSLYGGNIGFIDTTGSPYVNIDTREDWEEAERHLSRLLLKSVSLIIKKLQNLI; from the coding sequence ATGAAAATACTAGGTTTAATCCCCGCTCGCGGCGGCAGCAAAGGAATCCCAGGCAAGAATATTAAGTTGCTGGGTGGAAAACCATTGCTGGCATATACTGTGGAGGCAGCTAAGGCCTCTACCTTGCTGGATCGGGTGATCCTGAGCAGTGATGATGCGAAGATCATTGACGTGGCAAAAGATCTCGGGTTGGAGGTGCCATTTGTACGTCCGGCAGAACTGGCGGGAGATGCCACCTCCAGCCTGGAGGTGATCCGGCATGCGCTGGAGGAACTAAGATCTCAGGGAGAGGAATATGATGCGGTTTGTTTGCTGCAGCCTACTACTCCATTCAGACAAGAAGGATTAATAGATGACGTGATAAGGAAATTCACAGAAGGAAATTTCGACTCCCTCATCTCTGTGCGGGAAGTACCTGCGGAATTTAATCCGCACTGGATCTTCGAGGAGAAGGAAGGAAAACTGCAAATAGCTACAGGCGAACAAAAGATCATCACCCGCAGGCAAGAACTGCCGAAAGCCTACCACAGGGATGGTGCTGTTTATATTACCAAAACCTCTGTGCTCCTGGAGCAGAATTCGCTGTACGGTGGCAATATTGGATTTATTGATACTACCGGGAGTCCATATGTGAATATTGATACGAGGGAGGATTGGGAGGAAGCTGAAAGGCACCTCTCCCGATTGCTCCTAAAATCCGTAAGTCTTATAATAAAAAAGCTGCAAAACCTTATTTAA